A genomic window from Quercus lobata isolate SW786 chromosome 10, ValleyOak3.0 Primary Assembly, whole genome shotgun sequence includes:
- the LOC115963716 gene encoding uncharacterized protein LOC115963716: MGNCCDSDEEGPPESRSVKGDPGSPRQRLRDEQLKQRSEWEEFVDWLRRWWQGDNESCDIERCDNEHDDNEQSDGDHIYEQKVQILVEMGFAEDDVRRALNENGCNELLALLMLCV; encoded by the exons ATGGGTAACTGTTGTGACTCTGATGAAGAAGGACCTCCGGAGTCGAGAAGCGTCAAAGGCGATCCAGGATCTCCGCGGCAAAGATTGAGAGACGAACAATTAAAGCAGCGTAGTGag TGGGAGGAATTTGTAGATTGGCTTCGTCGGTGGTGGCAGGGTGATAATGAGTCGTGTGATATTGAGCGGTGTGATAATGAGCATGATGATAATGAGCAGAGTGATGGTGACCATATTTATGAGCAAAAGGTGCAAATACTTGTGGAGATGGGCTTTGCTGAAGATGATGTAAGAAGAGCTCTAAATGAAAATGGTTGTAATGAATTATTGGCTCTGCTCATGCTTTGCGTATAG
- the LOC115963554 gene encoding proline-, glutamic acid- and leucine-rich protein 1-like: protein MELIGGQQGKSTPAQTVPSQVSSLPARSPPPVPRHPPPSSPQTAPPSTAEPEKRREQKGKGVADASKSRPTREEDDLTVARKKLLVEEEARKSAESSSEGYQKQAEEQAKLLREANAELKKTQEQVLVLKKHLEETQGLRERAEKLKEQAEKAKIESEKDVNFH from the exons ATGGAGCTGATAGGAGGTCAACAGGGAAAGTCTACACCTGCCCAAACAGTACCATCGCAagtttcatctcttccagccaggtctcctcctccagtcCCCCGCCACCCTCCTCCATCATCTCCGCAAACAGCACCGCCAAGCACTGCCGAGCCAGAGAAGCGCAGAGAGCAGAAAGGTAAGGGGGTGGCAGATGCGAGCAAATCCCgtcccactcgagaggaggat gatctAACCGTCGCAAGGAAAAAGCTGCTGGTTGaggaagaagctcgcaagagtgctgaaTCGTCATCAGAgggctaccagaagcaggccgaggaacaagcCAAGCTTCTGCGCGAGGCGAATGCTGAGCTGAAGAAaactcaggagcaagttcttgttcttaagaagcatctgGAAGAAACTCAGGGGTTAAGGGAGAGAGCCGAAAAGcttaaagaacaagccgagaaagcaaaaatcgagtctGAGAAG